The genomic region CTGACAGTGAAATTGATTCTGATATTCCAGCAATTATTGGTGCTTCAGCTGCATTAGCTATTTCCGGCATTCCTTTCTATGGACCTATTGGTGCTGCGCGCGTCGGATATATTAACGAAGAGTATGTGACGAATCCAACAGCATCACAATTAAAAGAAAGTGAGCTCGATCTTGTGGTTGCGGCAACAGATTCGGCTGTATTGATGGTGGAATCAGAAGCAAAGGAATTACCTGAAAGCGTAATGTTAGGCGCTGTGCTTCATGGTCATAAAGAAATGCAAGCTGTGATTAAAATGATTAATGAACTAGCTAAAGAAGTTGGCAAAGAGCCATGGGATTGGGTTGCTCCTGAGCCTGATAAAGCTCTCATTAAAAAGATTCATGATTTAGCGGCAAAGGATGTGCATGCTGCATTTCAAATTAAATCAAAAGGCGAACGCTCAGCTAAGTTAGATGAAATTAAAAATAAAGTATTCGCAAAGCTTATTACTGAAGATACAGATACTGCTGAAACTAATAAAATTAAAAATGAATTTTTTAATTTAGAAGCAAAAACAGTGCGCACACAAATTTTAGATGGAGAGCCACGCATTGATGGACGCGATACTCGCACAGTCAGACCGATTGCAATTAGATCAAGCGTTCTTCCAAGAACTCATGGTTCAGCACTTTTCACGCGTGGTGAAACACAAGCGCTTGTAGTTGCTACATTAGGTACAGGTCGCGATGAGCAAACTATTGATGCACTTCAAGGTGAGTATTCAGATCGCTTCATGCTTCATTACAATATGCCTCCTTACGCAACGGGCGAAACAGGACGTGTAGGCACACCTAAGCGTCGTGAAATTGGTCATGGTCGATTAGCTAAGCGTGCATTGATTGCAGTACTGCCTTCTAAAGAAGATTTTAGTTATACGATGCGTGTCGTTTCTGAAATTACAGAATCAAATGGATCAAGCTCTATGGCATCTGTATGTGGCGGTTGTTTAGCATTGATGGATGCAGGTGTCCCAATCAAAGCCCACGTAGCAGGCATTGCGATGGGTCTTATCAAAGAAGGTAATCGTGTTGCTGTTCTTACAGATATCTTAGGTGACGAAGATCACTTGGGTGATATGGACTTTAAAGTAGCGGGTACTGAAGACGGTATTACAGCTCTTCAAATGGATATTAAAATTACAGGTATCACAACTGAAATTATGCAAGTTGCATTAAGCCAAGCAAAAGAAGGACGTGAGCATATTTTGGCGATCATGAAAAAAGAAATGAAAGGCAGCCGTCAAGAGCTATCTACATTTGCACCAAGAATTATTACTGTGAAAATTCATCCAGATAAAATTCGTGAAGTGATCGGTAAAGGTGGATCAGTGATTAAAGCCTTGACAGAAGAAACAGGTGCTACGATTGATATCGAAGATGATGGCACTATTAAGATTGCTTGTGTGGATGGTCTTCAAGGCGAAGAAGCAAAGCGCCGTATTTTAGAAATCACAGCAGAAATTGAAGTAGGTCAAATCTATGAAGGCACTGTGATTAAGATGTTAGATTTTGGCGCAATTGTATCTCTTCTTCCTGGTAAAGATGGTTTGCTTCACATTTCACAAATTGCACATCAACGTGTGAATGCAGTGACTGACTTCTTGTCTGAAGGACAAAAAGTTAAAGTGCAAGTGATTGAAGTGGATGATAAAGGCCGTGTTCGCGTAAGTGCTAAAGCACTGATTGAGCCGCCGCCTGCTGAAGAAAAAGCAGAAAGTAAGAAAGAAGACTAATTTGTTTTAGATAGATTTAAGACAATAAAAAACCCGGGAATCCCGGGTTTTTTATTTTAACAAATCATTATCCCGCCATTTGTTTTTCGCGGATTTCATCAAGCGTTTTGCAATCAATGCAAAGTGTTGCGGTAGGACGTGCTTCTAAACGTTTTAAACCGATTTCTTCACCACAGCCTGCGCAGTATCCATAATCTTGGCTTTCGATATTTCTTAAAGTCTCATCTATTTTTTTGATAAGTTTGCGTTCACGATCACGATTTCTAAGTTCAAGCGCCATATCAGATTCTTGGCTTGCGCGATCATTAGGATCTGCATGTGAAGTCAGTTCATCTTGCATCGTGTGCACAGTGCGATCGATATCCTGGCTTAATTCCGCTTTCCATTCATTAAGAATCGAGCGGAAATGATTAAGCTGACTTTTACTCATATAGCCTTCACCTTTTTTAGCTTCATAAGATCTAAATTGTTTTAGGCCTTTTTGAGGTGAGCCTTTAACTTTAAGCGGGACAATTTTTGCAGGGATAGGCTTCTTAGCTACAACCATTTTGGGCGCTGGTTTTTTATTCACTACGACTTTTTTAGCTATAACCTTTTTCGGTGCCGGCTTTTTATTAGCAACGACTTTTTTAGGCGCTGGTTTTTTCTTAGCCACTACTTTTTTAATTGGAGCTTTTTTCTTGGCTACAACTTTTTTAGCTATAACCTTTTTCGGTGCCGGCTTTTTCTTAGCAACGACTTTTTTAGGCGCTGGTTTTTTCTTAGCCACTACTTTTTTAATTGGAGCTTTTTTCTTAGCTACAACTTTTTTAGCTACTTTTTTAACTGCCATTTTTTAATCCTAAAGTAAAAACAAATGAAAATAATCGCGAAAGTTTACACTGATCGACTATGAAAGCAAGATGTAATTGACCTATTTTTACGACTATTTATTGGGTAGATAGCTTTTGTGCGAGAAGCGTATTTTCCATTAATGTTGCAACCGTCATAGGACCTACCCCCCCTGGTACAGGGGTGATAAAACCGGCCCTTGTTTTGGCGATATCAAATTCAATGTCACCTACAATCTTTCCACTCTCAAGCCTGTTAATGCCAATATCAATGACAATTGCCCCAGGTTTAATCCAACTTCCCTTAATCATGCCTGGAATACCAACCGCAGCTATAACGATGTCTGCCAATTCAATTTTTTGTTGGAGATGTTGGGTATAGCGATGACATATAGTGACAGTACAGCCTGCTAACAGAAGCTCTAAGCCCATAGGGCGACCTACATGATTGGATGCACCCACGACGATTGCATCAAGTCCTCGGGTTGAAAGCTGGGTGGCTTCAATAAGTTTCATGACACCGTATGGAGTACAAGATCTTAATTGGGGCTGCCTTATTGCTAAAAGACCAATATTCTTAGGATGAAATCCATCGACATCTTTATGTGGTGAAATAGTCTCAAAAATGACGTCATTATTAATATGAGCAGGCAAAGGCGACTGAACTAAGATGCCGTCGATATTGGCGTCATTATTTAATGTTTCAATAAGCGTTATAAGTTCTTTTTCAGATGTTTCATTAGGTAAATCATAAGCAATCGATTTCACACCTATTTTTTCACAGGCCAACCGTTTATTTTTGACATAGATGGACGACGCAGGATCAGAACCTACAAGAATGACCGCTAAGCTCGGATTTCGAATACCTTCTTTTGATCTCACGCCAATTTCTTTTTTGAGATCTTGAAGAAGATTTTCAGCAACCGATTTTCCATCAATTATCTTGGCTGTCATGGATTGATCAATGAATAAAAGACATCATTTTAACATATTGAATTTTTAACTATATCCATACTGGTTGAATCTTTTGTAAGAAGAGGTATCGAAGAGTATGATTAATATAAATTATTTTTTAAAGGAGCTTAAGGCTATGAAGAAAAGTGTCTGGTTAATTTCACTGGGATTAATTTTTGGTTTAAATACACCTATTTTTGCAGCACATGATGGTGCGGGCGAACATTGTAAAATGCATACAAAAAAATCATTTGAAGAAGCGGATATTGATCGTGATGGAACGCTTGATCGTGAAGAAGCAAAGGTTGTTTGCAAAGAAGATTTCGATCTTATGGATAAAGACCGTGATGGCACATTGTCCAAAGAAGAACTTAATGCATGTAAGGGTAAAAAAGGTAAATCAGGCCATAAAAAAGCCGCTAAACCAGCGTAAATAGAAGAAATCATGAGGGCTAAGATGGCCGCTTCATTTGACCTACGCCCTTAATTAGGCTATATTCTCGGCCTCGGGGTGTAGCGTAGCCTGGTAGCGCGCCTGCTTTGGGAGCAGGATGTCGGGAGTTCGAATCTCTCCACCCCGACCAGATTTAGCATCTTACTTTTTATAGAAAAAAAGGATTTTCTGTAACACGCTTTGTGTTGTTAAGCTGCCCGTAGCTCAACTGGATAGAGCACCAACCTTCTAAGTTGGGGGTTACAGGTTCAATTCCTGTCGGGCAGGCCAATTTTTAGTTCATTGGTGGCTGTAGCTCAGTTGGTAGAGTCCAGGATTGTGATTCCTGTTGTCGTGGGTTCGAGCCCCATCAGCCACCCCAGTTTTTTAAATGCATTGAATCAACAGTTAATAGACGATATAGTCATTTCAACTTTAATTAATGTTTAATGCATGCATGGACGATCAGCAACTTCTTCGATATAGCCGTCATATCTTATTGCCTGATATTGAGTATCAGGGGCAAGAAAAACTTCTTCATAGTCATATTCTTATTGTAGGTGCAGGTGGTTTAGGCGCACCTATTGCAATCTATTGCGCAGCTGCTGGCGTTGGAAAAATGACCATATGTGATTTTGACGATGTAGATTTAAGTAACTTACAAAGACAAATCATTCATGACACACAATCAGTCGGTGTGAATAAAGCCTCTTCCGCAAAACAGTTTATTCAATTACTTAATCCAGATGTAGAAGTTATTGCAGTGACAGAAAAACAAACTGAAGCAAGTATGAAAGTCATTGCAAAAGATGTGGATGTCATTATTGATGGCTCAGATAATTTTGCGACAAGGTATGCGCTTAATCGAATTGCAGTGGAGTTAAAAAAGCCTTTAGTTTCCGGTGCTGCTGTAGGATTTGAGGGCCAGATTAGCGTCTTTGATATGAGACATGATAAGAGCCCTTGTTATCACTGTTTATTTCCAGATACAGGCGATCGCAATGAAACACGCTGTGCTGACAATGGTGTTTTTTCGCCTACAGTAGGCATGATTGGAACTGCTCAAGCTGCTGAAGTAATGAAAATTATTTTAGGTATAGGCGAGTCTTTAGAAGGTCGCTTACTATTGCTTGATGTGAAATCCATGCAATGGAAAAATATCCAACTTAAAAAAGACCCATCCTGCACCGTATGTTCTAAGTGATTTTTTATGGCAGACATCTGCCATGAGGCCTGATATCACTTATCCCTATGTTAAAATGAATCTTTAACAAATCCTCTATGTGTTTTATTCATGGAAAATAATCTGTCTAAACCTTTTAGCCCAAAAGATATTGAAAGTCATTGGTATGATTTTTGGGAATCAAAAGGCTTCTATCAAGCAGGCTTAGATACTAAGCAAAAAAATTCATTTTGTATTTTATTGCCGCCACCCAACGTGACAGGAACGTTGCATATGGGGCATGGATTTAATCAAACTCTGATGGATGCATTAACTCGCTATCACCGCATGAAGGGCGAAAATACCTTATGGCAGCCCGGAACTGATCATGCAGGTATTGCGACACAAATTGTGGTTGAAAGACAGCTTGATAAAGAAGGCATTTCAAGACATGACCTTGGACGAGAAAAGTTTCTAGAAAAAGTATGGGAATGGAAAGCATATTCAGGCGGCACCATTACTGAACAGATGCGTCGCTTAGGGACTTCGCCAGATTGGTCACGCGAACGTTTTACAATGGATGAAGGCTTATCAAAAACGGTGACTGAAACATTTGTCAGTTTATATAAAGAGGGACTCATTTATCGCGGTAAACGTTTAGTGAATTGGGACATTCAATTACAGACAGCGGTATCTGATTTAGAAGTCGTTCAAGAAGAAGAAGATGGATTCTTATGGCATATTCAATACCCACTCGCATCTGGTGAAGGCCATTTAACGGTTGCAACTACCAGGCCGGAAACGATGTTGGGGGATGTAGCTATCATGGTTCATCCCGAGGATGCGCGCTATCAAAAGCTTGTTGGGCAGATGGTAAAGCTCCCTTTATGTGATCGTGATATCCCTATCATCTCAGATGATTATGTAGATCAAACCTTCGGGACAGGTGTTGTGAAAGTGACCCCTGCGCACGATTTCAATGACTACGCAGTGGGCATGCGCCATAAATTACCTATGATAAGTGTTTTGACACTTGACGGACATATTAATGAATCAGCACCAAAAGTTTATCAAGGCCTAGAACGTTTTGCTGCACGTAAAAAAATTGTAGAAGATTTAGAGGCTCAAGGTTTTCTTATAAAAACTGAGAAACATAAACTTAAAATTCCACGAGGTGACAGAACAGATGTGGTGATTGAGCCGATGCTTACCGACCAATGGTTTGTAGCGATGACAAAAAAAACGCATGACGGAAAAAGCATTACAGAAAAAGCACTCGATGTTGTAAAGACAGGTGAAATTAAATTCTACCCAGATAACTGGGTGAACACTTATAACCAGTGGTTAAACAATATTCAGGATTGGTGTATTTCAAGGCAGCTATGGTGGGGGCATCAAATTCCAGCTTGGTATGGTGATGAAGGTCAGATATGGGTTGCACATAACGAGGAAGAAGCAAAAGCTTTAGCAGCAAAAGATGGCTATCAGGGAAATTTAAAGCGTGATCCAGATGTCTTGGATACTTGGTACTCATCCGCACTTTGGCCTTTCTCAACGCTTGATTGGACGCCTGACTATCCAAAAGCATCCAACCCAGCGCTCGATCTTTATTTGCCTTCGACAGTATTGGTGACAGGTTTTGACATTATCTTTTTCTGGGTCGCTCGAATGGTCATGATGACTAAACACATTACTGGAAAAATTCCATTTAAGCATGTGTATGTACATGGACTCATTCGTGATGCAGAAGGTCAGAAGATGAGTAAGTCAAAAGGAAATGTTTTGGATCCTATCGATTTGATCGATGGCATTTCTCTTGAAGCGCTTATTGAAAAAAGAACAACTGGGCTTATGAACCCGAAACAAGCCGAATCCATTACTAAAAAAACACGCAAAGAATTTCCAGAAGGTATCGCTGCATTTGGCACAGACGCCTTACGTTTTACTTATGCGAGTTTAGCAAGTCCAGGACGCGACATTAAATTTGATCTTCAGCGTTGTGAAGGCTATCGAAATTTTTGTAATAAATTATGGAATGCGACACGCTTTGTTCTTATGAACTGCGAAGGCAAAGAAAATGGTTTTGGCGAATGCGTCGATGGTTATCTTGAATTTTCAAAAGCCGATCGTTGGATTGTGAGCGAATTGCAGCAGAGAGAAACTGCTATTGAAAAAGCATTTCTAGATTACCGATTTGATTTATTGTCACAAGAGCTTTACCAATTTGTATGGGATGAATTTTGTGATTGGTATCTTGAGGTTGCTAAAGTTCAATTACAAATGGGTAGCGAAGCAGAGCAAAGAGCAACACGACGAACACTTTTACGTGTACTCGAGATTATTCTGCGATTAATACATCCAGTGATGCCTTTTATTACTGAAGAAATTTGGCAAACGATCGGCCCTATGAATGGGAAAAAAGGCCCTTCGATTATGCTAGAACCTTATCCACAAAGTGACAGCAAAAAAATTGATCAAGAAAGTATTCAATGGATGTCGATTTTAAAAGAGATGGTAGATGTATGCCGAAAACTTCGTGGCGAAATGAATATTTCTCCAGCACAAAAAATTCCACTTGTGATTGCAGGTCATAAAAAATCACTTGAGATTTACGCGCGATATCTTAAAGCACTCGCTAAATTAACTGATGTTGAAATTGTGGAAGAACTTCCAGCCATCGATGCTCCAGTGATGTTAGTCAAGGACTTTAAATTAATGCTTAAGGTTGAGGTGAACGCCGCAGAAGAAAAGGAAAGAATTACAAAAGAGCTTAATCGGATTCAAATTGAAATCCAAAAAGCTAAAGGTAAGCTAGAAAATGCCAGCTTTATAGATAAAGCTCCTGAGGCAGTGGTAAGACAAGAAAAAAAACGTTTAGAAGAGTTCGAGGAAAGCTTTGAAAAGTTAAATGGGCAACTAAAAAAGTTAGCTTAAACGACGTTTCTTGATAAAGAAAGTAATAGCACCATCTTCATCTTGAAGAGATAAAAGCTCATGCCCGGTCTGGCGACAGAATGCATCAAAATCTTTTTTACTTCCAGGGTCTGTGGCAATAATTTTTAAGACCTGATCAGATTTAATTTCATTCAAACCTTTTTTGCATCGCAATATGGGAAGAGGACATT from Candidatus Methylopumilus universalis harbors:
- the folD gene encoding bifunctional methylenetetrahydrofolate dehydrogenase/methenyltetrahydrofolate cyclohydrolase FolD, with translation MTAKIIDGKSVAENLLQDLKKEIGVRSKEGIRNPSLAVILVGSDPASSIYVKNKRLACEKIGVKSIAYDLPNETSEKELITLIETLNNDANIDGILVQSPLPAHINNDVIFETISPHKDVDGFHPKNIGLLAIRQPQLRSCTPYGVMKLIEATQLSTRGLDAIVVGASNHVGRPMGLELLLAGCTVTICHRYTQHLQQKIELADIVIAAVGIPGMIKGSWIKPGAIVIDIGINRLESGKIVGDIEFDIAKTRAGFITPVPGGVGPMTVATLMENTLLAQKLSTQ
- a CDS encoding HesA/MoeB/ThiF family protein, whose product is MDDQQLLRYSRHILLPDIEYQGQEKLLHSHILIVGAGGLGAPIAIYCAAAGVGKMTICDFDDVDLSNLQRQIIHDTQSVGVNKASSAKQFIQLLNPDVEVIAVTEKQTEASMKVIAKDVDVIIDGSDNFATRYALNRIAVELKKPLVSGAAVGFEGQISVFDMRHDKSPCYHCLFPDTGDRNETRCADNGVFSPTVGMIGTAQAAEVMKIILGIGESLEGRLLLLDVKSMQWKNIQLKKDPSCTVCSK
- a CDS encoding valine--tRNA ligase; its protein translation is MENNLSKPFSPKDIESHWYDFWESKGFYQAGLDTKQKNSFCILLPPPNVTGTLHMGHGFNQTLMDALTRYHRMKGENTLWQPGTDHAGIATQIVVERQLDKEGISRHDLGREKFLEKVWEWKAYSGGTITEQMRRLGTSPDWSRERFTMDEGLSKTVTETFVSLYKEGLIYRGKRLVNWDIQLQTAVSDLEVVQEEEDGFLWHIQYPLASGEGHLTVATTRPETMLGDVAIMVHPEDARYQKLVGQMVKLPLCDRDIPIISDDYVDQTFGTGVVKVTPAHDFNDYAVGMRHKLPMISVLTLDGHINESAPKVYQGLERFAARKKIVEDLEAQGFLIKTEKHKLKIPRGDRTDVVIEPMLTDQWFVAMTKKTHDGKSITEKALDVVKTGEIKFYPDNWVNTYNQWLNNIQDWCISRQLWWGHQIPAWYGDEGQIWVAHNEEEAKALAAKDGYQGNLKRDPDVLDTWYSSALWPFSTLDWTPDYPKASNPALDLYLPSTVLVTGFDIIFFWVARMVMMTKHITGKIPFKHVYVHGLIRDAEGQKMSKSKGNVLDPIDLIDGISLEALIEKRTTGLMNPKQAESITKKTRKEFPEGIAAFGTDALRFTYASLASPGRDIKFDLQRCEGYRNFCNKLWNATRFVLMNCEGKENGFGECVDGYLEFSKADRWIVSELQQRETAIEKAFLDYRFDLLSQELYQFVWDEFCDWYLEVAKVQLQMGSEAEQRATRRTLLRVLEIILRLIHPVMPFITEEIWQTIGPMNGKKGPSIMLEPYPQSDSKKIDQESIQWMSILKEMVDVCRKLRGEMNISPAQKIPLVIAGHKKSLEIYARYLKALAKLTDVEIVEELPAIDAPVMLVKDFKLMLKVEVNAAEEKERITKELNRIQIEIQKAKGKLENASFIDKAPEAVVRQEKKRLEEFEESFEKLNGQLKKLA
- the pnp gene encoding polyribonucleotide nucleotidyltransferase, with product MFKAIKKSIQFGAHTLTLETGEIARQADGAVLVSYGDTAVLVTVVGRHDVKEGQDFFPLTVDYQEKTYAAGKIPGGFFKREARPSEKETLTSRLIDRPLRPLFPESFYNEIQIVAMVVSSDSEIDSDIPAIIGASAALAISGIPFYGPIGAARVGYINEEYVTNPTASQLKESELDLVVAATDSAVLMVESEAKELPESVMLGAVLHGHKEMQAVIKMINELAKEVGKEPWDWVAPEPDKALIKKIHDLAAKDVHAAFQIKSKGERSAKLDEIKNKVFAKLITEDTDTAETNKIKNEFFNLEAKTVRTQILDGEPRIDGRDTRTVRPIAIRSSVLPRTHGSALFTRGETQALVVATLGTGRDEQTIDALQGEYSDRFMLHYNMPPYATGETGRVGTPKRREIGHGRLAKRALIAVLPSKEDFSYTMRVVSEITESNGSSSMASVCGGCLALMDAGVPIKAHVAGIAMGLIKEGNRVAVLTDILGDEDHLGDMDFKVAGTEDGITALQMDIKITGITTEIMQVALSQAKEGREHILAIMKKEMKGSRQELSTFAPRIITVKIHPDKIREVIGKGGSVIKALTEETGATIDIEDDGTIKIACVDGLQGEEAKRRILEITAEIEVGQIYEGTVIKMLDFGAIVSLLPGKDGLLHISQIAHQRVNAVTDFLSEGQKVKVQVIEVDDKGRVRVSAKALIEPPPAEEKAESKKED
- a CDS encoding sulfurtransferase TusA family protein, whose product is MHYDYEVDATGLKCPLPILRCKKGLNEIKSDQVLKIIATDPGSKKDFDAFCRQTGHELLSLQDEDGAITFFIKKRRLS
- the dksA gene encoding RNA polymerase-binding protein DksA; this encodes MSKSQLNHFRSILNEWKAELSQDIDRTVHTMQDELTSHADPNDRASQESDMALELRNRDRERKLIKKIDETLRNIESQDYGYCAGCGEEIGLKRLEARPTATLCIDCKTLDEIREKQMAG